Proteins from a single region of Chitinibacter bivalviorum:
- the rbfA gene encoding 30S ribosome-binding factor RbfA encodes MANKQFTRADRVAQQIQRDLATVIRAELDHPQASLITLTDVEVTRDYSHAKVFYTFMGDEALRAEIAALLERAKGFLRAQISRGISLYKMPELHFEYDVSIEYGMNLAQKIKEANALPKAPDEDGEA; translated from the coding sequence ATGGCGAATAAACAATTTACCCGCGCTGATCGCGTGGCGCAGCAAATTCAGCGTGATTTGGCAACGGTCATTCGTGCCGAGTTGGATCATCCTCAGGCCTCACTGATTACGCTAACCGACGTTGAAGTGACACGTGATTATTCGCACGCAAAAGTGTTCTACACCTTTATGGGTGATGAGGCTTTGCGTGCTGAGATTGCTGCTTTGCTTGAACGAGCAAAAGGCTTTTTGCGGGCGCAAATTTCGCGCGGCATTTCATTGTACAAAATGCCTGAATTGCATTTTGAATATGATGTGTCGATTGAATACGGCATGAATTTGGCACAAAAAATCAAAGAGGCCAATGCCTTGCCTAAGGCCCCGGACGAAGATGGCGAAGCGTAA
- the rpsF gene encoding 30S ribosomal protein S6: MRHYEIVFIVHPDQSEQVPAMIERYKSLITTGAGSIHRMEDWGRRQLAYPIQKIHKAHYVLMNIECSQETLEEIEHAFKFNDAVLRHLTLKTEGAVTEASPMMKEEKSKSLTQGAEVQAA, from the coding sequence ATGCGACATTATGAAATCGTGTTTATCGTGCACCCAGATCAAAGCGAACAAGTTCCAGCAATGATCGAGCGCTACAAATCACTGATCACTACTGGTGCTGGTTCTATCCATCGCATGGAAGATTGGGGTCGTCGTCAATTGGCTTACCCAATTCAAAAAATCCACAAAGCACACTATGTGTTGATGAACATTGAATGCAGCCAAGAAACTTTGGAAGAAATTGAACACGCATTCAAATTCAATGATGCTGTACTTCGCCACCTGACTCTGAAAACAGAAGGCGCAGTAACTGAAGCTTCTCCGATGATGAAAGAAGAGAAATCAAAATCTCTGACTCAAGGCGCTGAAGTTCAAGCTGCTTAA
- the phaR gene encoding polyhydroxyalkanoate synthesis repressor PhaR has protein sequence MEKRVIKKYPNRRLYDTTTSCYITLSDVKQLVLDGIDISIQDAKTSEDLTRSVLLQIILEEEAGGMPMFSYDVLTQIIRFYGHAMQGLMGNYLEKNMQLFAEMQSRLQDQTKSTIAGDNPMFSNANLWGEFMKFQGPAIQNMMGNYLESSTNMFVEMQQQLQERAKNLFTGFGMPGGPKAAPAAADALHPTTPPPAMPEEEAPVNEGVVAKPSLRKRAPKKAE, from the coding sequence ATGGAAAAGCGGGTCATCAAAAAATACCCAAATCGTCGCCTCTACGATACCACTACGAGCTGCTATATAACGCTATCCGATGTTAAGCAATTGGTGCTCGATGGTATCGATATTTCCATCCAAGATGCCAAGACAAGTGAAGATCTGACCCGTAGTGTGTTGCTGCAGATTATTCTGGAAGAGGAAGCCGGTGGTATGCCGATGTTCTCCTACGATGTATTAACGCAGATTATCCGGTTTTACGGCCATGCAATGCAGGGCTTGATGGGGAATTATCTCGAAAAGAATATGCAATTGTTTGCAGAAATGCAGTCTCGCTTGCAAGACCAAACCAAGTCGACGATAGCTGGTGATAATCCCATGTTTAGTAATGCGAATTTGTGGGGGGAATTTATGAAATTCCAAGGTCCCGCGATTCAAAATATGATGGGCAATTATTTGGAAAGCAGTACCAATATGTTTGTGGAAATGCAGCAGCAGCTGCAAGAACGTGCAAAAAACCTGTTTACTGGCTTTGGTATGCCGGGAGGCCCTAAGGCTGCTCCGGCTGCGGCAGATGCTTTGCATCCAACGACCCCGCCGCCAGCAATGCCGGAAGAAGAAGCACCTGTGAATGAGGGTGTTGTTGCAAAACCTAGCCTACGCAAACGTGCACCAAAGAAAGCAGAGTAG
- the rpsO gene encoding 30S ribosomal protein S15 — protein sequence MTVTVTQKAEIVKDFQHAAGDTGSSEVQIALLTARINDLTPHFKEHKKDHHSRRGLLKMVSRRRRLLDYLKRTNVDSYRNVIAKLGLRK from the coding sequence ATGACTGTAACAGTTACACAAAAAGCTGAAATCGTTAAAGATTTCCAACACGCAGCTGGCGATACTGGTTCTTCTGAAGTTCAAATCGCATTGTTGACCGCACGTATCAACGATCTGACACCTCACTTCAAAGAACACAAAAAAGACCACCACTCACGTCGTGGTTTGTTGAAAATGGTTTCTCGCCGTCGTCGTTTGTTGGACTACCTCAAACGCACTAACGTAGATAGCTACCGCAATGTGATTGCTAAGCTGGGTCTGCGTAAGTAA
- the gluQRS gene encoding tRNA glutamyl-Q(34) synthetase GluQRS produces MQTLTSQNSPYVGRFAPSPTGVLHMGSLMAAVASYLDARKNGGQWLLRIEDLDPPREVPGAAQSILSTLERFGFEWDGAVLWQSQRELRYRAMLERLIEAGAAYQCTCTRKMIQSDGLLGIDGARYVGRCRERSMMETVKAAYRIKVSNDLLEVVDRVQGVVSQRLFDDLGDFVIRRADGLWAYQLAVVVDDADSGVTHIVRGADLLDSTPRQRYVQQVLNLYQPQYLHIPVITNSRGEKLSKQTLAPALLSSNEAAQLWQALYLLWQQPLIDMKAAPLFELWEWALESWDVAKIPQKRSVAVTIDRKNEYKFL; encoded by the coding sequence ATGCAAACGCTTACATCTCAAAATTCACCTTATGTTGGGCGTTTTGCGCCAAGTCCTACTGGTGTGCTGCATATGGGGTCACTCATGGCTGCGGTTGCCAGCTACCTAGATGCTCGAAAAAACGGCGGACAATGGTTGTTGAGAATAGAAGATTTGGATCCTCCGCGTGAGGTGCCAGGGGCGGCTCAGTCTATTTTATCTACGCTGGAGCGTTTTGGGTTTGAGTGGGATGGTGCAGTGCTTTGGCAAAGTCAGCGTGAATTACGCTATCGGGCAATGTTGGAGCGATTGATTGAGGCTGGCGCTGCCTATCAATGTACTTGCACAAGAAAAATGATTCAATCCGATGGCTTGCTTGGTATTGATGGTGCGCGCTATGTCGGGCGCTGTCGTGAGCGGTCAATGATGGAAACGGTAAAGGCTGCATATCGAATAAAAGTGTCGAATGACTTGCTGGAGGTTGTAGATCGAGTGCAGGGAGTGGTATCTCAAAGATTGTTTGATGATTTGGGTGACTTTGTGATTAGGCGCGCTGATGGTTTATGGGCTTATCAACTTGCAGTTGTAGTTGATGATGCAGATAGTGGTGTAACTCATATTGTCAGAGGCGCCGATTTGCTAGACTCAACGCCTAGGCAGCGATATGTTCAGCAAGTATTGAATTTGTATCAGCCTCAGTATTTGCATATTCCAGTGATTACTAACTCTCGTGGTGAAAAGCTGAGCAAGCAAACTTTAGCTCCAGCTTTGTTAAGCTCCAATGAGGCAGCTCAGTTATGGCAGGCGCTTTACCTATTGTGGCAGCAGCCATTAATTGATATGAAAGCCGCGCCATTGTTTGAGTTATGGGAATGGGCTCTTGAAAGTTGGGATGTTGCTAAAATCCCGCAAAAACGTAGCGTAGCTGTTACGATTGACAGAAAAAATGAATATAAATTTCTGTAA
- the truB gene encoding tRNA pseudouridine(55) synthase TruB encodes MAKRKLNGVLLLDKPFGVTSTAALNKCRWLFQAEKGGHTGVLDPYATGLLPLCFGEATKFAQRMLDADKAYRAHVRFGETSTTLDAEGEITTTGVAPTSIEDVKAAIERFIGPILQTPPMYSALKVAGKPMYEYARAGIELERKSRPITIYSIELISYQAPDLVIDVRCSKGTYIRVLAQDLGEALGCGAYLTGLRRTLTGGFKLEDAISLDDFIALEMDEREKLLLPEESLLSNLPMINLSAEQAALICNGMPVRGLKTELSGEVKLYAGGEKQDNARFIGLGEVGADGVLRSKRLLATGEAQA; translated from the coding sequence ATGGCGAAGCGTAAACTGAACGGCGTTTTACTACTGGATAAGCCCTTTGGGGTTACGAGTACAGCGGCGCTAAATAAGTGTCGTTGGCTATTTCAGGCTGAAAAAGGCGGGCATACGGGGGTGTTGGATCCGTACGCTACCGGTCTATTGCCGCTCTGCTTTGGCGAAGCGACAAAATTTGCCCAGCGTATGCTTGATGCCGATAAGGCGTATCGTGCACATGTTCGGTTCGGCGAAACCTCGACAACCTTAGATGCAGAAGGTGAAATTACCACCACTGGCGTTGCCCCGACGTCAATTGAGGATGTCAAAGCGGCAATTGAGCGGTTTATTGGTCCGATTTTGCAAACGCCGCCGATGTATTCTGCGCTCAAGGTGGCTGGTAAGCCCATGTATGAGTATGCTCGTGCTGGTATCGAACTTGAGCGCAAGTCACGTCCCATTACGATATATTCAATCGAGTTGATTTCCTACCAAGCACCAGATTTGGTGATTGATGTGCGTTGTTCTAAAGGCACTTACATTAGGGTATTGGCTCAGGATCTAGGTGAGGCTTTGGGTTGCGGCGCATACCTAACCGGATTGCGCCGTACTCTAACGGGTGGTTTTAAGCTCGAAGATGCTATTTCGCTGGATGATTTTATTGCGCTGGAAATGGATGAGCGCGAAAAATTGCTTTTGCCGGAAGAGTCATTGCTCAGTAATTTACCGATGATCAACTTGTCGGCTGAACAGGCTGCCTTAATTTGTAATGGCATGCCGGTGCGTGGGCTGAAAACAGAGCTAAGCGGTGAAGTTAAACTTTACGCTGGCGGCGAAAAGCAGGATAATGCACGGTTTATTGGTTTGGGTGAAGTGGGCGCTGATGGCGTACTGCGATCCAAACGTCTGCTGGCAACGGGCGAGGCGCAAGCTTAA
- a CDS encoding phasin family protein, with the protein MTTAQQQYTSFATEQVETALRFARISLDSIDRLAKLQVETAKTILEENAKTLKQLSTIKDVQEALAARQKISEAAIEQATAYSRNLYEISSQAQNEFSKLVDERNVDFNKNVVSGLDRFVKNAPAGADAAVAAVKSTVQATAAAVDSMTKAAKQVAEFADASVKAASTATADAVKTAAKKASATNGSSN; encoded by the coding sequence ATGACTACAGCACAGCAACAATACACTAGCTTTGCCACCGAACAAGTTGAAACCGCTTTGCGCTTTGCTCGCATTTCTTTGGATTCAATTGATCGTCTTGCCAAGCTGCAAGTTGAAACCGCTAAAACTATCTTAGAAGAAAATGCTAAAACCTTGAAACAACTTAGCACAATCAAAGATGTTCAAGAAGCTTTAGCTGCCCGTCAAAAAATTTCTGAAGCTGCAATTGAGCAAGCTACAGCTTACTCACGTAACTTGTATGAAATTTCATCACAAGCACAAAACGAATTTTCAAAATTGGTTGATGAACGCAACGTTGACTTCAATAAAAACGTAGTCTCAGGTTTAGACCGTTTCGTTAAAAACGCACCAGCAGGCGCTGATGCCGCTGTAGCAGCCGTAAAATCAACAGTGCAAGCTACTGCTGCCGCAGTTGACAGCATGACCAAAGCGGCAAAGCAAGTCGCTGAGTTTGCTGATGCTTCTGTAAAAGCGGCATCGACTGCAACTGCTGATGCAGTAAAAACAGCAGCTAAAAAAGCCAGCGCCACCAATGGCAGCAGCAACTAA
- the rpsR gene encoding 30S ribosomal protein S18, whose product MSRQLFKRRKFCRFTTEGIAQVDYKDVAILKDFISENGKIIPARITGTKAKYQRQLSTAIKLARFLALLPYTDQH is encoded by the coding sequence ATGTCTCGCCAACTCTTCAAGCGCAGAAAATTCTGCCGCTTCACTACCGAAGGTATCGCTCAAGTTGACTACAAAGACGTAGCAATCTTGAAAGATTTCATCTCTGAAAACGGCAAGATCATTCCTGCACGTATCACTGGCACTAAAGCCAAATATCAACGCCAATTGTCGACAGCCATTAAATTGGCTCGTTTCTTGGCTTTGTTGCCTTACACTGATCAACACTAA
- the priB gene encoding primosomal replication protein N encodes MNLRNQALAEGHLLITDAIRRTPAGIAMIEGWIIHQSEQTEAGLQRKVDCEIPFVALGDICQKLITTTANQKVKCKGFLAARSSKYRQSLVLHITAFEYLN; translated from the coding sequence TTGAATTTACGAAATCAAGCTTTAGCCGAAGGTCATTTACTGATCACAGACGCAATTCGCCGGACTCCTGCTGGCATTGCAATGATTGAAGGATGGATTATTCATCAATCAGAGCAAACCGAAGCGGGCTTACAACGCAAAGTTGACTGTGAAATACCTTTTGTGGCGCTCGGTGATATTTGTCAAAAATTGATCACCACAACAGCAAATCAAAAAGTTAAATGCAAGGGTTTTTTAGCCGCTCGCAGCAGTAAATACAGACAAAGCTTGGTTTTACACATTACCGCTTTTGAATATTTGAATTGA
- the tcdA gene encoding tRNA cyclic N6-threonylcarbamoyladenosine(37) synthase TcdA, producing the protein MEQENNYQRRFAGVARLYGAAGLAKFASAKVCVIGIGGVGSWVAEGLARSGVGGVTLIDLDDICISNTNRQLPALEGQFGRMKVAAVAERLLAINPEIAIRAIEDFVAEENFTQYLNGHDYIIDCIDSVKTKAALIAYCRRNKIKIITVGGAGGQIDPTQIKVDDLSKTIQDPLAAKVRNLLRRDFGFAKNGKKMGVECVYSTEQLMYPQADGSVCAAKPQSGEGVRLDCAGGFGAVMTVTATFGLVAVSRVLKSLSK; encoded by the coding sequence ATGGAACAAGAAAATAATTATCAGCGACGTTTTGCTGGTGTAGCTCGCTTATACGGCGCCGCAGGGTTGGCGAAATTTGCGTCTGCGAAAGTTTGCGTGATTGGTATAGGTGGTGTTGGCTCTTGGGTAGCAGAAGGTTTGGCGAGATCGGGGGTAGGTGGCGTAACTTTAATTGATCTGGATGATATCTGCATTTCAAACACCAATCGTCAATTGCCTGCATTAGAAGGGCAGTTTGGTCGTATGAAAGTGGCGGCGGTTGCAGAGCGTCTATTGGCAATTAATCCGGAAATAGCAATTCGTGCAATTGAGGATTTTGTAGCAGAAGAAAACTTTACTCAATATTTGAATGGGCATGATTACATTATTGATTGTATCGATAGCGTTAAAACTAAGGCTGCATTAATTGCGTATTGTCGGCGTAATAAAATTAAAATTATTACGGTGGGTGGAGCGGGTGGACAGATCGACCCGACACAAATCAAGGTCGATGATTTAAGTAAGACGATTCAAGACCCTTTGGCGGCAAAGGTGCGCAATCTGTTGCGGCGGGATTTTGGATTTGCCAAAAATGGCAAGAAGATGGGTGTTGAGTGTGTGTATTCAACCGAGCAGTTAATGTATCCGCAGGCTGATGGTTCGGTTTGTGCGGCAAAACCACAAAGTGGCGAGGGAGTGCGCTTGGATTGCGCAGGAGGTTTTGGTGCGGTGATGACGGTAACAGCAACCTTTGGATTAGTGGCTGTTTCTCGGGTTTTAAAGTCGTTATCGAAGTGA
- the fdxA gene encoding ferredoxin FdxA codes for MTYVVTDACVKCKYTDCVDVCPVDCFREGPNFLVIDPDECIDCTLCVAECPVEAIYAEDDVPANMTQYIAANAELAKQWPIIVQKKEPLPEHEEWASISGKFDQIER; via the coding sequence ATGACTTATGTAGTTACAGACGCTTGCGTAAAGTGCAAATACACCGACTGCGTTGACGTATGCCCAGTTGACTGCTTTCGGGAAGGCCCCAACTTTTTAGTGATTGACCCCGATGAATGCATTGACTGTACTTTATGTGTGGCAGAATGCCCCGTCGAAGCTATTTATGCCGAAGATGATGTCCCTGCAAACATGACTCAATACATAGCCGCCAACGCAGAACTTGCAAAACAATGGCCCATCATTGTACAAAAAAAAGAACCGCTACCCGAGCATGAAGAGTGGGCAAGCATCAGCGGCAAATTCGATCAAATAGAACGCTAA
- the rplI gene encoding 50S ribosomal protein L9: MQIILLEKVANLGQLGDIVKVKDGYARNFLIPQGKAKRANEANMAAFEASRAELEAKQAEILAEAQARAVKLEGAEITIAQKAGVDGRLFGSVTNHDIAEAITASGVAVQKFEVRLPNGPFKAIGEYEVALALHHDVVSTIKLQVVGAAA, from the coding sequence ATGCAAATCATCCTGCTCGAAAAAGTAGCGAATCTGGGTCAATTGGGCGACATCGTTAAAGTTAAAGATGGTTACGCTCGTAACTTCTTGATTCCACAAGGCAAAGCTAAACGCGCAAATGAAGCCAATATGGCTGCATTCGAAGCTAGCCGTGCGGAATTGGAAGCTAAACAAGCTGAAATCTTGGCTGAAGCTCAAGCTCGCGCAGTTAAACTGGAAGGCGCTGAAATCACAATCGCTCAAAAAGCGGGTGTTGATGGCCGCCTGTTCGGCTCAGTAACTAACCACGACATCGCTGAAGCCATCACTGCTTCTGGCGTTGCAGTTCAGAAATTTGAAGTGCGCCTGCCAAATGGTCCATTCAAAGCAATCGGCGAATACGAAGTTGCTTTGGCTCTGCACCATGACGTAGTAAGCACCATCAAATTGCAAGTTGTAGGCGCAGCAGCTTAA
- the pnp gene encoding polyribonucleotide nucleotidyltransferase, translating into MFNKISKSFAFGKHNVTIETGEIARQATGAVMVNMDDTCVLVTVVAARDVKPGQDFFPLTVDYQERTYAAGKIPGGFFKREGKPSEKEVLTSRLIDRPIRPLFPEGFYNDIQIIATVMSINPEVDSDIPAMIGASAALMISGVPFDGPIGAARVGYINGEYVLCPDLSEMKDSQMDLVVAGTSQAVLMVESEANELSESVMLGAVVFGHEQMQAAINAINELADEVNPELMDWTPPAKNEELIAKVRAIAAEGVAQAFKLRHKQVRTQKINETWALVKAALITEETGTLEANEIKSIFKGLEAEIVRGQILAGEPRIDGRDTRTVRPISIRTGVLPRAHGSVLFTRGETQAIAAATLGTKLDEQKIDALHGGYTDSFMLHYNFPPYSTGETGRVGVPKRREIGHGRLAKRALVAMLPNKEDFAYSMRVVSEITESNGSSSMASVCGGCLALMDAGVPMKNHVAGIAMGLIKEGSAFAVLSDILGDEDHLGDMDFKVAGTENGITALQMDIKITGITKEIMSVALDQAKEGRVHIIGIMKGALDGAREEVSEHAPRLYTMKINPEKIRDVIGKGGSVIRSLTEETGTQIDISEDGTITIASISAEGATEARRRIEEITAEVEIGRIYEGPVVKILDKNVGAIVSIMPGKDGLVHISQIANERISNVADHLQEGQIVRVKVIEQDEKGRIRLSIKAVLNDEAPAAAAPAEEAPAAE; encoded by the coding sequence GTGTTCAATAAAATCAGCAAATCTTTTGCCTTCGGCAAACACAATGTCACCATCGAAACTGGTGAAATCGCACGTCAAGCAACTGGCGCAGTGATGGTTAACATGGATGACACTTGTGTCCTCGTTACTGTTGTTGCTGCGCGCGATGTAAAACCTGGCCAAGATTTTTTCCCGCTGACTGTTGATTACCAAGAGCGCACTTATGCTGCTGGTAAAATTCCTGGCGGTTTCTTCAAGCGCGAAGGCAAGCCAAGCGAAAAAGAAGTATTGACGAGCCGTTTGATCGACCGTCCTATTCGTCCGTTGTTCCCGGAAGGTTTCTACAACGACATCCAAATCATTGCGACTGTAATGTCGATTAATCCAGAAGTGGATTCTGACATCCCAGCCATGATCGGCGCGTCTGCTGCGTTAATGATTTCTGGCGTACCATTTGATGGCCCGATTGGCGCTGCACGCGTGGGCTACATCAATGGCGAGTATGTGTTGTGTCCAGATCTGTCAGAAATGAAAGACAGCCAGATGGATCTGGTGGTAGCTGGTACTAGCCAAGCCGTATTGATGGTTGAGTCAGAAGCCAATGAATTGTCAGAAAGCGTGATGTTGGGCGCGGTGGTGTTCGGCCACGAGCAAATGCAAGCGGCCATCAATGCAATCAACGAATTGGCCGATGAAGTAAATCCAGAGTTGATGGATTGGACTCCTCCAGCAAAAAATGAAGAATTGATCGCAAAAGTGCGTGCGATTGCTGCTGAAGGCGTTGCCCAGGCGTTCAAACTGCGCCATAAACAAGTTCGTACGCAGAAAATTAACGAAACTTGGGCTTTGGTAAAAGCGGCATTGATCACTGAAGAAACGGGTACGCTTGAAGCCAATGAAATTAAATCAATTTTCAAAGGCTTAGAAGCTGAAATCGTACGTGGCCAAATTTTGGCCGGCGAACCACGTATTGATGGCCGCGATACTCGTACGGTACGTCCTATTTCGATCCGTACTGGCGTGCTGCCACGTGCGCATGGTTCTGTGCTATTCACTCGTGGTGAAACGCAAGCCATTGCTGCTGCAACCTTGGGTACTAAGCTGGACGAGCAAAAAATTGATGCATTGCACGGCGGTTATACTGATAGCTTCATGCTGCATTACAACTTCCCTCCATACTCTACTGGCGAAACAGGCCGCGTAGGCGTGCCAAAGCGTCGTGAGATTGGTCATGGTCGTTTGGCTAAGCGTGCTTTAGTTGCCATGCTGCCAAACAAAGAAGACTTCGCTTACTCAATGCGCGTTGTATCTGAAATTACAGAATCAAATGGTTCGTCTTCTATGGCATCGGTGTGTGGCGGTTGCTTGGCACTGATGGACGCTGGTGTGCCGATGAAAAACCACGTTGCTGGTATCGCAATGGGTTTGATCAAAGAAGGTAGTGCATTCGCTGTGCTGTCGGACATCTTGGGCGATGAAGATCACCTTGGCGACATGGACTTTAAAGTGGCAGGTACTGAAAACGGTATTACTGCGCTGCAAATGGACATCAAGATCACTGGCATTACTAAAGAAATTATGTCTGTTGCGCTCGATCAAGCCAAAGAAGGTCGCGTACACATTATCGGCATCATGAAAGGCGCTCTGGATGGTGCACGTGAAGAAGTGAGTGAACATGCGCCACGTCTTTACACGATGAAGATCAATCCAGAAAAAATTCGTGATGTGATTGGTAAAGGTGGTTCAGTGATTCGTTCGTTGACCGAAGAAACTGGCACGCAAATCGATATTAGCGAAGATGGCACGATTACGATCGCTTCTATTTCTGCTGAAGGTGCCACAGAAGCTCGCCGTCGCATCGAAGAAATTACCGCCGAAGTTGAAATCGGGCGTATTTACGAAGGTCCAGTCGTAAAAATCTTGGACAAAAACGTAGGTGCAATCGTATCAATTATGCCTGGTAAAGATGGCTTGGTTCATATTAGCCAAATCGCTAATGAGCGCATTTCTAATGTTGCTGATCACTTGCAAGAAGGTCAAATTGTGCGTGTGAAAGTGATCGAACAAGATGAAAAAGGTCGTATTCGCTTGTCGATCAAAGCTGTATTGAATGATGAGGCACCTGCTGCGGCCGCTCCGGCTGAAGAGGCTCCTGCTGCGGAATGA